CGGGTTCGCGGCCGGCGTCATGCTGGCCGCGGCCTTCAGCAGCCTCATCATCCCCGGTATCGAACAGTACTCCGGGGGGAACCCGATCCCGACGCTGGTGGGTGTCGTGCTGGGTGCGCTGTTTCTCGACCGGGCCGACGTGCTCGTGCCGCACGCGCACTACCTCCTGACGGGCGAGCGCCGGACGGATGCAGCGGAACCGGCCGAGACGCTTCCCGCCAGTGAGGAGCGTCTGGCGGGTGTGGTCCTGTTCATTCTGGCGATCACGTTGCACAACATGCCAGAGGGGCTGGCGGTCGGTGTCGGGTTCGGGGCGGCGGCAGGCGATCCGGCACAGCTCGGGGCCGCGCTGTCGTTGATGCTTGCTATCGGCCTCCAGAACGTCCCGGAGGGGCTTGCCGTGTCCGTGGCGGCAATAAACGCCGGTCTCGACCGCCGGCTGTACGCCGCCGTCGCCGGGGTCCGGGCCGGGGTCGTCGAGATCCCACTCGCGGTGCTCGGCACCGTCGCCGTGGCGACGATCGAGCCACTGTTGCCGTACGCGATGGGGTTCGCGGCGGGGGCGATGCTGTTCGTGATCTCCGACGAGATCATCCCCGAGACGCACCGAAGCGGATACGAACGCGTGGCGACGCTCGGGCTCATGGCCGGTGTCGTCATCATGGTGTATCTGGATATCGCGCTGGCCGGTTGAGAACTACCCACATTCACCCGGGCTGGGTCTCGATGAAACACCCCGGAGATGCCCCCGGCGTGGGCGACGTATTTATAACTATCTATCGTTTAGATTACCGATGGTGGTATCGATTCGACGACCGAACACCCCGGGCGGGCAGAAAGCTTTTTTCGGAGTGTGGGCCAGATCCCGTGTGTGTCAGAACCCTCCACTACCGACTCGGCGGTCGAGACGTACGATATCTCCACGGTTGATCTGAACGACGACCGCTACGTGGTCAAGCAGTCGGCGATCCGGAACAAGTACGTCGTCCGCGATAGCGTCGGTGAGACCGTCCTGCGCGGGAAGCAGAAGCTGTTTAAGATGAAAGAGGAGTTCCCGTTCGTGGCCGGCGACGGCGAGGACGCGTTCACCGTGAAAGCGGGCGGTATCGTGGACATCGCCGGAACCTACGCCATCACAGACGCCGGTACCGGCGAGGAGGTCGTCGCTCTCGACGAGGACCTCTCGCTGCTCGTCGAGAACTGGACGATCCGGGACCCCGAGACCGGAGCGCCGCTGGCGAGGATTCGATCCAAAAACAGGCTCCTCTCGGCGCTCCGTCACCTCGTCTCCGTCGCGAATCTCGTCCCGAATAAATACGAGATATTCGATGCGGACGGCGACCACGTCGGCGACATCGAGGGGCAGTTCTCGCTGCGGGACACCTACACGGTCAGTATCGACGACGCGGGCAACGTCCCGAAGGAAGCAGTAATCGCCGCCGCCTGCGTCCTCGACGCACTCGAAAACAACTGAACGGGCAGAGTGGGCACGGAAGAAGTTGTCACGTCGTGAGACGCACTTCTACCATACGCTTACTGTCCGCGCAACTCGTCCATGTGGTCGATCCGTTTTTTTATCAGTTCGGGTTTCCCGATGTCGTGTCGGACGCGGAGCCCCTCAGTGCCGGTCCGCTCGAAAGCGTCCTTGACAACCGCTTCGGCCGCGGGGATCGAGTCGGCGAGACCGACGACGGCGAACGACCGGGAGGTGGTCGTGTAGATGCCGTCTTCGCGGGCGTCGACGCTCGCGTAGAACAGCGATGCGTCCCCGGCGCTGTCGGCGTCGATGGCCACCTTCGCGCCGGCCTCGGGGTCGGTCGGGTAGCCGTCGGGGACGGCGTACTTGCACACCGTTGCGCGCTCGGCGAACGACAACGCCGGCAGGGACTCGCCCTCGCGGGCCGCGACGAGCAACTCGACGAAGTCCGTCTCGAGGACGGGGAGTGTGTTCATCGCCTCCGGATCGCCGAAGCGGGCGTTGAATTCGACGACTTTCGGTCCCTCCGTAGTCAGCATGAACTGACCGTAGAGGATGCCCTTGTACTCGGGCATCGCTTCGACGACGGCGTCGATCACATCGA
The genomic region above belongs to Natronomonas moolapensis 8.8.11 and contains:
- a CDS encoding ZIP family metal transporter, whose product is MLAGFTEAFVRLVGPSPAIQALAGGLVIASMNILGASLVLVWRNPSERALDGMLGFAAGVMLAAAFSSLIIPGIEQYSGGNPIPTLVGVVLGALFLDRADVLVPHAHYLLTGERRTDAAEPAETLPASEERLAGVVLFILAITLHNMPEGLAVGVGFGAAAGDPAQLGAALSLMLAIGLQNVPEGLAVSVAAINAGLDRRLYAAVAGVRAGVVEIPLAVLGTVAVATIEPLLPYAMGFAAGAMLFVISDEIIPETHRSGYERVATLGLMAGVVIMVYLDIALAG
- a CDS encoding LURP-one-related/scramblase family protein, which codes for MSEPSTTDSAVETYDISTVDLNDDRYVVKQSAIRNKYVVRDSVGETVLRGKQKLFKMKEEFPFVAGDGEDAFTVKAGGIVDIAGTYAITDAGTGEEVVALDEDLSLLVENWTIRDPETGAPLARIRSKNRLLSALRHLVSVANLVPNKYEIFDADGDHVGDIEGQFSLRDTYTVSIDDAGNVPKEAVIAAACVLDALENN